In Stieleria varia, one genomic interval encodes:
- a CDS encoding thioredoxin domain-containing protein produces MATFLFPMVLHAADGWHDDWNTALKAAREDSSRPILIKYEAAWCGPCQLLTEEMQQDDVKEVLQGYHLLRIDVDHPPAGAEVDSVTSLPTMRVITAGDEILQQAVGLAQDQQLINWLEQGASAYQQIVQRRQFAKRLSSGVLDAEQTELLLEMLQDRSSSQRSAATELLVQHPHLVAGQVVELLSSDKVRSRIAALDVLQRWPAPLDGIDPWQRETITAERVETLKSWSDSIASDDLAAEVDSKLVAEASSEALAEADLEIDRLLQRGPVREGLVDGLAVIGPELLPQVTTRLDNEVADVARERLTAVRYRLVASPTLLIRLPEVTDKLASLDASARRLAAQALSEQAQKDDVPLLEALFAHDDPLVRELALRGMQLSGGGEATELVRFLKDPDKNVRAAVLKLWLDAPRSYLSKTISEHALEESDPGLLVYYVRLLKEIGATKFEVQETLAQLAENDDWQVRAEVAEAIAHFTDNQSRPGASDATLHSGLRDAARQLLTDSDSFVLSKIVPAIIQADQEGSFDQLLLIAWRNPQIRDTVLPSLNAKFHDEDNVKFLTERFESDDSDARSFSLQAMSRLKVAEHEQYIGRALQDKDTEVQLAGVRALSAWLDNYHSKLSVLPKPLSRAVVADPFSNGFDVEFESEVMTFDNEEPSSGGVFRMIGDFLSGGGSDDSAVEVEAVEMEAVEMETVEVEADAIGAYEAELENATEAEPDEAPAAEKASTDITPTDITPTDITPIEDIPIEIGGDPFGGDDGGPISADVVESERVADASAVASEMAEQVDAYEAWLVNWRTSPSDVLPWLEGVKPIIERLKDSEDSAIKAHATLAAVRMGIEVESDVIAQSVSTLSASEGRLQAVYPWLPKDDRRELLMFVAETKNVDDYLVGLFEIANKFDQETIQADAWQALDRVNPQYIEHGYYLRSSMMELLTGESYFHSSSEKQAAALASSLEESVSTLDSQFARMMAVSLMGDIDATRVESLVDDAYDNTELDDATRRDWARMALGGKDSSEATELAIGWLSDETFQSIALDFIADGHGGISATEIGLLEVPNANASYYSSAKIITAEINPTVEPEMIKPLLDHGDPEIVAKATFVLIAMGQDVDITPLEKMFRSKGVDQYLRGWTNMYILAIAMRNQDADVAQLREIYEKVKGDEYRSKEFYWRIRIMTGPQALMLRKQIRDEVGMDNLI; encoded by the coding sequence ATGGCGACGTTTCTGTTTCCGATGGTTCTGCACGCGGCCGATGGCTGGCATGACGATTGGAACACCGCCTTGAAGGCGGCTCGTGAGGACAGTTCTCGTCCGATCTTGATCAAGTATGAAGCCGCTTGGTGCGGTCCTTGCCAACTGCTCACCGAGGAAATGCAGCAGGACGACGTCAAAGAAGTCTTGCAGGGTTATCATCTGCTGCGAATCGATGTGGACCATCCGCCGGCAGGTGCAGAGGTCGACAGTGTCACTTCGTTGCCAACGATGCGTGTGATCACCGCCGGGGATGAGATCCTGCAACAAGCAGTCGGCTTGGCACAGGACCAGCAGCTTATCAACTGGTTGGAGCAAGGTGCATCGGCTTATCAACAAATCGTCCAACGCCGCCAGTTTGCGAAACGGCTTTCATCCGGTGTGCTGGACGCTGAGCAAACGGAACTGCTGTTGGAGATGTTGCAGGACCGCTCATCGTCACAGCGTTCCGCGGCGACAGAATTGCTGGTGCAACATCCGCATCTCGTTGCGGGTCAAGTCGTCGAGCTATTGTCCAGCGACAAAGTACGTTCTCGGATTGCCGCATTGGATGTGTTGCAACGGTGGCCAGCGCCACTGGATGGCATTGACCCGTGGCAACGAGAAACAATCACGGCGGAACGAGTCGAAACGCTAAAGTCCTGGTCGGATTCGATCGCTTCGGATGACCTTGCTGCGGAAGTCGACTCAAAACTCGTTGCTGAAGCCAGTTCGGAAGCTCTTGCTGAAGCTGACTTGGAGATCGACAGATTGTTGCAACGCGGTCCCGTTCGTGAAGGCTTGGTCGATGGATTGGCGGTCATCGGGCCTGAGCTACTGCCTCAAGTCACGACGCGTTTGGACAATGAAGTCGCGGACGTGGCACGAGAGCGATTGACCGCCGTGCGTTATCGGTTGGTCGCATCGCCAACTCTGCTCATTCGTTTGCCAGAAGTCACCGACAAGCTCGCTTCGTTGGACGCTTCGGCTCGTCGACTCGCCGCCCAAGCCTTGTCGGAGCAGGCGCAAAAGGATGACGTGCCACTGCTGGAAGCGTTGTTCGCGCACGATGATCCGCTGGTCCGCGAACTCGCTCTGCGTGGCATGCAGCTCAGCGGTGGCGGAGAAGCGACCGAGTTGGTGCGATTTCTGAAAGATCCCGACAAGAATGTTCGCGCAGCAGTCCTGAAACTGTGGCTCGATGCTCCCCGAAGCTACCTTTCCAAAACCATCAGCGAGCACGCGTTGGAGGAATCCGATCCCGGTCTGCTCGTCTACTACGTTCGATTGCTGAAAGAGATTGGAGCAACCAAATTCGAAGTTCAAGAGACACTTGCTCAGTTGGCCGAGAACGACGACTGGCAGGTTCGTGCGGAAGTGGCCGAGGCGATTGCGCACTTCACGGACAATCAATCCAGGCCGGGGGCATCCGACGCGACTCTGCATTCCGGTCTTCGCGACGCTGCTCGACAGTTGCTGACAGATTCCGATTCCTTTGTGCTCAGCAAGATCGTTCCGGCAATCATTCAAGCTGATCAAGAGGGCAGTTTTGACCAACTGTTGCTCATCGCGTGGCGAAATCCGCAGATCCGCGACACTGTCTTGCCGTCGCTCAACGCCAAATTTCATGATGAGGACAACGTCAAATTCCTGACCGAGAGATTCGAATCCGATGATAGCGACGCGAGGAGCTTTTCATTGCAGGCGATGTCGCGATTAAAGGTTGCCGAACATGAGCAATACATCGGTCGGGCATTACAAGACAAAGACACCGAAGTGCAACTCGCCGGCGTCCGTGCGTTGAGTGCGTGGTTGGACAATTATCACAGCAAGCTGTCCGTGCTGCCCAAGCCACTCTCCAGAGCCGTTGTAGCCGATCCCTTCTCAAACGGATTTGATGTCGAGTTTGAAAGCGAAGTGATGACGTTTGACAACGAGGAACCGTCGTCAGGCGGCGTCTTTCGCATGATCGGCGACTTCCTCAGCGGTGGAGGCTCGGACGATTCTGCCGTCGAAGTGGAGGCCGTCGAAATGGAGGCGGTCGAAATGGAGACCGTCGAAGTGGAGGCCGATGCGATCGGGGCCTATGAAGCCGAGTTGGAAAACGCCACGGAGGCTGAACCAGACGAAGCCCCTGCAGCAGAGAAGGCATCGACGGACATCACACCGACAGACATCACACCGACAGACATCACACCGATTGAGGACATACCGATTGAGATTGGAGGTGATCCGTTTGGTGGCGATGATGGCGGTCCAATATCCGCAGACGTGGTCGAGTCAGAAAGAGTCGCCGATGCTTCCGCTGTCGCGAGCGAAATGGCCGAGCAGGTCGACGCATACGAGGCTTGGTTGGTGAATTGGCGGACCTCACCCAGCGACGTCTTACCCTGGCTTGAGGGAGTCAAGCCGATCATTGAGCGACTGAAGGATTCCGAGGACTCAGCAATCAAAGCTCACGCGACCCTGGCCGCCGTGCGAATGGGGATCGAGGTCGAGTCCGACGTGATCGCCCAATCCGTCTCGACGCTCTCGGCGAGCGAAGGGCGATTGCAAGCGGTCTATCCCTGGCTGCCCAAAGACGATCGACGCGAGTTGCTCATGTTCGTCGCTGAAACGAAGAACGTCGATGACTACTTGGTAGGACTTTTTGAAATCGCCAACAAGTTCGATCAAGAAACCATCCAAGCCGACGCCTGGCAGGCGCTTGACCGAGTGAATCCGCAGTACATCGAACACGGCTACTACCTACGCAGCTCGATGATGGAACTACTGACAGGTGAGTCTTATTTCCATTCGTCTTCAGAGAAACAGGCGGCGGCCTTGGCCTCGAGTCTCGAGGAGTCCGTGTCGACTCTGGACTCCCAGTTTGCTCGTATGATGGCTGTCTCGCTGATGGGAGACATCGATGCGACGCGAGTTGAGTCGTTGGTGGACGATGCTTACGACAACACTGAATTGGATGATGCGACGCGCCGTGACTGGGCGCGGATGGCGTTGGGCGGCAAAGATTCCTCCGAGGCGACCGAGTTGGCCATTGGTTGGCTGTCGGATGAGACTTTTCAGTCGATCGCTCTCGATTTCATCGCCGACGGGCACGGCGGGATTTCTGCCACGGAAATCGGATTATTGGAAGTTCCAAACGCTAATGCCAGCTACTATTCCTCCGCCAAAATCATCACTGCCGAGATCAATCCGACGGTCGAGCCGGAAATGATCAAACCGCTCCTCGACCATGGGGATCCAGAAATCGTCGCGAAGGCAACCTTCGTGCTGATTGCAATGGGGCAGGATGTCGACATCACTCCATTGGAAAAAATGTTTCGCAGCAAAGGAGTCGATCAATACCTGCGTGGTTGGACCAACATGTACATCTTGGCGATCGCGATGCGAAATCAAGACGCCGACGTCGCTCAATTGCGTGAGATCTACGAAAAAGTCAAAGGTGACGAATATCGATCCAAGGAATTTTACTGGAGGATCCGCATCATGACCGGTCCGCAAGCGTTGATGCTACGCAAACAGATTCGTGACGAAGTAGGAATGGATAACTTGATTTAG
- a CDS encoding multiheme c-type cytochrome — translation MTLVPAYTPLITTCCIACLVMLCAVGCERRSESMQSALKMPFSIFATCDTQGWIEPCGCASGQSGGLSRRATLIDQLAKDDERLLVSVGGAAFGDQPYDIEKFNAIVDGEVLMGYEIHNLGVSEVQLPLPESRQLTFLSTNLEGVQGIKKSVSIDRGGWKILVLGVVSQSALANAAGVRVAPPERSILNEIESQTESFDCVVVLAYMNQNELADLAANVPEVDVIIGGKTQQSISPIRSGQTLLTAVANKGKFVARVRASVNDGDRTPTWNADLHEVSSELAEDQEQQSNLAAFRKRLSDLDFSASQTSFDVFPADEGNHYAGSDACQTCHQQDTETWERSSHAHAWRTLVDVGAHVDSSCQRCHTVGFGGTGGFVNRKSSMDRIDVGCESCHGPSSRHVADESVPTPWLAVDSCLSCHDHENSPHFQYDHYWQQIEHGNGVE, via the coding sequence ATGACACTCGTTCCAGCTTACACCCCGTTGATCACAACATGCTGCATCGCATGCTTGGTGATGTTGTGCGCGGTGGGGTGTGAGCGTCGCAGCGAATCCATGCAATCCGCCCTGAAGATGCCATTCTCAATCTTCGCCACCTGTGACACACAAGGTTGGATCGAACCGTGTGGCTGTGCCAGTGGCCAATCCGGTGGACTGAGTCGCCGAGCGACGCTGATCGATCAGCTTGCTAAAGATGACGAACGATTGTTGGTCAGTGTCGGTGGAGCCGCTTTTGGCGATCAGCCCTACGACATCGAAAAGTTCAACGCGATTGTCGATGGCGAAGTGCTGATGGGTTATGAGATTCACAATCTCGGTGTTTCAGAAGTCCAGTTGCCGCTGCCAGAATCAAGGCAATTGACTTTTCTTTCGACGAATTTGGAGGGTGTACAGGGTATCAAAAAATCTGTTTCCATCGATCGAGGCGGTTGGAAGATTCTGGTCCTGGGCGTCGTCTCGCAGTCGGCACTGGCCAACGCCGCAGGCGTGAGAGTTGCTCCGCCAGAGCGTTCCATTTTGAATGAGATTGAGTCACAAACCGAGTCCTTTGATTGCGTGGTCGTGCTGGCGTACATGAACCAGAACGAACTCGCCGACCTTGCAGCAAACGTTCCCGAAGTCGACGTGATCATCGGTGGGAAAACGCAGCAGAGTATTTCACCGATCCGATCGGGACAGACTTTGTTGACCGCGGTTGCCAACAAGGGCAAGTTTGTGGCACGTGTGCGGGCTTCGGTCAACGACGGCGACCGTACCCCGACTTGGAACGCGGATCTACACGAAGTCAGCAGCGAGTTGGCGGAAGATCAAGAGCAGCAATCCAATCTGGCCGCCTTTCGCAAGCGGCTGAGCGATCTCGATTTTTCCGCATCGCAAACGAGCTTCGATGTTTTTCCTGCCGATGAAGGCAATCATTATGCGGGCAGCGATGCGTGTCAAACGTGCCACCAGCAGGACACCGAGACTTGGGAACGTAGTAGCCATGCGCATGCCTGGAGAACTCTCGTGGATGTCGGTGCCCATGTCGACTCCTCTTGCCAGCGTTGCCACACGGTCGGGTTCGGCGGAACCGGCGGTTTTGTGAATCGCAAGTCGTCGATGGACCGAATCGATGTGGGATGTGAGAGCTGTCATGGGCCGAGCAGTAGGCATGTTGCCGACGAAAGTGTTCCGACACCTTGGTTGGCAGTGGACAGTTGCCTTTCCTGCCACGATCACGAAAACAGCCCGCATTTCCAATATGACCATTATTGGCAGCAAATCGAACACGGAAACGGAGTCGAGTGA
- a CDS encoding DUF4159 domain-containing protein produces MMHQSNLIQALSAMLLATAMVTHLCAADPADPSETKPVASKPLPGVVPDPTHVGGETGSVVQVANLVYAGSKSSECFADHFLIRAENESTISTSRRFHAVKLSGDEIYNYPLLIMTGEGDFVLGASERTNLLAYLKRGGFLLASAGCSSTEWDRSFRREMASLFEDNEMKKLEMDHAVFHTVYDIDTLSAKHGEPRPLEGISIGDRLSVLYSQDGLNDTSHTQGCCCCGGNEITNAELINVNILAYTLSF; encoded by the coding sequence ATGATGCATCAATCCAACTTGATTCAAGCCTTATCCGCGATGCTTCTCGCGACCGCTATGGTCACCCATTTGTGCGCGGCTGATCCTGCCGATCCGTCCGAGACAAAGCCGGTGGCCTCGAAACCGTTGCCCGGCGTGGTTCCCGACCCGACACATGTCGGCGGCGAGACCGGCAGCGTGGTCCAGGTCGCGAACTTGGTCTACGCCGGATCAAAATCCAGCGAGTGCTTTGCGGATCACTTTCTGATTCGAGCCGAGAATGAATCAACGATTTCCACCAGTCGTCGATTTCATGCGGTCAAACTCAGCGGTGATGAGATTTACAACTATCCGCTCTTGATCATGACGGGCGAAGGCGACTTTGTTTTGGGAGCGAGCGAACGCACCAATCTGTTGGCCTATTTGAAACGCGGCGGCTTCTTGCTCGCATCGGCCGGTTGTTCATCGACCGAGTGGGATCGATCTTTTCGCCGCGAGATGGCCAGCTTGTTCGAAGACAACGAGATGAAAAAGCTGGAGATGGATCACGCTGTCTTTCATACCGTGTACGACATTGACACTTTGTCCGCCAAGCATGGTGAGCCGCGTCCTCTGGAGGGAATTTCGATCGGCGATCGCCTCAGTGTTCTGTACAGCCAGGACGGTTTAAACGACACATCGCATACCCAAGGATGCTGCTGCTGCGGAGGCAACGAGATCACCAACGCCGAGTTGATCAATGTGAATATTCTCGCCTACACCCTCAGTTTTTGA
- a CDS encoding vWA domain-containing protein has translation MSFLPLAWLDWQPRVPLPLWLALAAVFTAVWIGYVIRSRGVIPTTRRPRVLAMMLVAGSIPLILLLNPTWIEPLPPPEGRPLITVLLDTSASMDVADVERNAETRFDRARSLADQIAESIDETYEKRLVTFDAQARGVDSQSVTPDELGKRSDLAAAIVMAAQTDRPRGQAVVLISDGIHNVGPSRRAVAAAQAARSRGAPVFPISIAKEVVIKNLSLESNASNRLAFVQQPVRLSAKVVSRGFDPAPVEVLLSKDDGEIESQKLILNRDDTQEVSFTVTPDTPGLYRYSVSVGGLPGEATADDNRLSVLLRVIDAPIGVLLLEGKPYWDSKFLVRNLSADPSIRLESLVMLRQDRFMHRTQSESAVDAKTEPGTEDNEPQNPGWQILPSPESVIGSTDALQRYQVIVLGRDAEAYLDEDTLSRLRNWVATQGGSLVCARGTPQSTLSEKLGRMLPVKWTHGTERRFRAQIAEDSLSEGWLSADEADPLAGMPSLATAASPETRGGLPRVLATSDDGEDSIPIVTYQPYGAGRTVVVEGAGMWRWALLPPEFAAAEQTYSSVWNGLLQWLVSRVALSPGQNRVLQSEQLRFNTDESAIATLLVRDSVAQSEMPRVELSREGDDQGTTIVCEPAGDQPGVYQARFGELRPGSYRAELLGADKNDRSVTAFEVREPITERLELSPRNDLLAAIAKQSGGQVLETADAALITQTIQQQIIDSLPVETRRTPAWDRWWVLLGVLGLWTAVWTVRRQNGLV, from the coding sequence ATGTCATTCTTGCCGTTGGCTTGGCTGGACTGGCAACCACGCGTGCCGCTGCCTTTGTGGTTGGCGTTGGCTGCAGTGTTCACCGCCGTCTGGATCGGGTATGTGATCCGGTCCCGAGGCGTGATTCCAACGACACGCCGACCTCGGGTGTTGGCGATGATGTTGGTTGCCGGTTCGATTCCGTTGATCTTATTGCTCAATCCGACTTGGATCGAACCGTTGCCTCCGCCAGAGGGACGACCGCTGATCACTGTGTTGCTGGACACATCAGCCAGCATGGATGTCGCCGATGTGGAGAGAAATGCGGAAACTCGATTCGATCGCGCGCGGTCGCTTGCGGATCAGATCGCGGAATCGATTGACGAGACGTACGAGAAACGGTTGGTCACGTTCGACGCACAGGCACGTGGTGTGGATTCGCAATCCGTCACACCCGATGAGCTGGGCAAGCGGAGCGATTTGGCTGCGGCAATCGTGATGGCGGCACAGACCGATCGTCCGCGTGGCCAAGCCGTCGTGCTGATCAGCGACGGCATTCACAACGTCGGGCCATCGCGGCGCGCCGTGGCAGCGGCTCAAGCCGCGCGGAGTCGAGGTGCACCGGTGTTTCCCATTTCGATAGCCAAAGAGGTTGTGATCAAGAATCTCTCCTTGGAAAGCAACGCCAGCAACCGACTCGCATTCGTTCAGCAGCCCGTGCGTTTGTCGGCCAAAGTCGTCAGTCGCGGGTTCGATCCCGCACCGGTCGAAGTCCTGTTGTCAAAGGATGACGGTGAGATCGAGAGTCAAAAACTGATCTTGAATCGCGACGATACACAGGAAGTTTCTTTTACCGTGACACCCGATACGCCTGGGTTGTATCGCTACAGCGTCAGCGTAGGCGGTTTGCCCGGTGAAGCGACAGCGGATGACAACCGACTGAGCGTGTTGTTGCGTGTCATCGATGCGCCCATCGGCGTGTTGTTGTTGGAAGGCAAACCGTACTGGGACAGCAAGTTTTTGGTTCGCAATCTTTCCGCTGATCCGTCGATCCGTCTGGAAAGTCTCGTGATGCTTCGGCAAGATCGATTCATGCACCGCACGCAAAGCGAATCGGCTGTGGATGCAAAGACAGAACCAGGCACAGAGGACAACGAACCGCAGAATCCCGGTTGGCAGATCCTGCCTTCGCCCGAATCGGTGATCGGCTCAACCGACGCATTGCAGAGATATCAGGTCATCGTGCTGGGTCGAGACGCGGAAGCCTACTTGGATGAGGACACGTTGTCGCGACTACGCAATTGGGTGGCAACCCAAGGTGGTTCCCTGGTCTGTGCACGCGGAACGCCTCAGTCAACGCTCTCGGAAAAGCTTGGTCGGATGTTGCCGGTGAAGTGGACTCACGGCACCGAACGTCGCTTTCGAGCCCAAATTGCAGAGGATTCTTTGTCGGAAGGATGGCTGTCGGCTGACGAGGCGGATCCGCTGGCGGGGATGCCTTCGCTGGCCACGGCGGCATCCCCGGAAACCCGTGGAGGGCTGCCGCGTGTACTCGCCACCAGTGACGACGGCGAGGATTCGATTCCCATCGTGACCTATCAACCCTACGGCGCGGGTCGGACTGTCGTCGTGGAAGGTGCCGGGATGTGGCGTTGGGCACTGTTACCGCCCGAGTTTGCAGCCGCCGAACAAACCTATAGCAGCGTCTGGAACGGATTGCTGCAGTGGTTGGTTTCACGAGTCGCGTTATCGCCAGGTCAAAATCGTGTTCTGCAAAGCGAGCAGTTGCGTTTCAACACGGATGAATCAGCGATCGCGACTTTGTTGGTCCGCGACAGCGTTGCACAGAGCGAAATGCCCCGTGTCGAACTTTCACGCGAGGGTGACGATCAGGGGACAACGATTGTTTGCGAACCCGCCGGCGATCAACCAGGTGTGTATCAAGCTCGTTTCGGAGAACTGCGCCCCGGCAGCTACCGAGCGGAGTTGCTGGGTGCGGACAAGAATGATCGCTCGGTGACGGCATTTGAAGTGCGTGAGCCGATCACGGAACGCTTGGAACTGAGTCCCCGCAACGACTTGCTAGCCGCCATCGCCAAACAAAGCGGCGGTCAAGTGCTGGAGACCGCTGACGCAGCGCTGATTACACAAACCATTCAACAGCAGATCATCGACTCTCTGCCCGTGGAAACGCGAAGGACTCCGGCGTGGGATCGATGGTGGGTGTTGCTGGGAGTGCTCGGATTATGGACTGCCGTCTGGACCGTTCGGCGACAAAACGGGCTTGTTTAG
- a CDS encoding BatA domain-containing protein, which produces MNPILLVVGLLGAAVPVVVHFMTRPKPQRMPLSTIRLVSDALHQRRSQDRLRDFLVLLFRSLAVAMLAIAIARPLLNSDRNHVEDDQAERVKIVLLDASQSMAAIDGAATRFDQARAAAARELQYKPGLEANLLFAAHRTDPVFQSPSANFGLLRERLSDARVSSTGFDVAIAFESVSKQFAKSRPTATRELVIVSDFQRSSWARADFKSLPEDTTVTMIPISGEKPLGNLAIEQVRLSSQPTLGKPVTMLVDIANHSDDSRKVQCRLELERINQQAEITLDPQSQSTLQIPVTWQGSGWQTGVVKLVDNNDALPADDMVPLAFGVRPEQRLAIVTEASDRAASGAYFISQVLTRSDQDDGDADELLVTVSPSTLDTPLAQAAQVWIVTDVESWDTAVVKRAVTWLKRGKSMLYVARGPSDANNLQAMKQELGSDMQPPVELIASLESGRRKDLKIQEMDSQSEPFRAFGDSLKVTTASWRFAGGLPTRTLADANVDSISATLSDRSALLYFTQVGAGQLAVLNADLSKSNVAFQAGFVPLLVETINRLSDVGGNAAGTVAGNPIVRALPSDAGTLDEIVINADGYAQDEMPQAGRILNQDGMLVWSWPTTDQTGVYRVTDASDRTLWAEAVRSDPAEQDLRTISEDVLSSRLSGGRVLEFDAAGGDTTQGDSLWVWAALAMLGCVVTELGTLIFFRS; this is translated from the coding sequence GTGAATCCCATATTGCTAGTGGTGGGTTTGCTGGGCGCTGCGGTTCCTGTCGTCGTTCACTTTATGACTCGACCCAAGCCTCAACGGATGCCGCTTAGCACGATCCGGTTGGTCAGCGATGCGTTGCATCAACGCCGTAGTCAAGATCGTCTGCGAGACTTTCTGGTGCTGTTGTTTCGTTCGTTGGCGGTTGCCATGTTGGCCATCGCGATCGCCCGACCATTGCTCAACAGCGACAGGAACCACGTGGAGGATGACCAAGCCGAACGCGTCAAGATTGTGTTGTTGGACGCCAGTCAAAGCATGGCAGCGATTGACGGCGCGGCGACTCGTTTCGATCAGGCGAGAGCGGCGGCGGCACGTGAGCTGCAGTACAAGCCGGGGCTCGAAGCCAATCTGTTGTTTGCCGCTCACCGCACAGATCCGGTGTTCCAATCGCCGAGTGCGAACTTTGGATTGCTGCGTGAGCGACTTTCCGACGCGAGGGTGTCGTCGACAGGTTTTGATGTGGCAATCGCCTTTGAATCGGTGAGCAAGCAGTTTGCCAAGTCAAGGCCCACGGCGACGCGAGAACTGGTGATCGTCAGCGATTTTCAACGCAGCAGTTGGGCGCGAGCTGATTTCAAGAGTCTGCCGGAGGATACCACCGTGACCATGATTCCCATCAGTGGCGAAAAGCCGTTGGGGAATCTGGCGATCGAGCAAGTGCGATTGTCGTCGCAACCGACCCTTGGCAAACCCGTCACCATGCTGGTGGACATCGCCAATCACAGTGATGACTCCCGAAAGGTTCAATGCCGCTTGGAATTGGAACGCATCAATCAGCAAGCGGAGATCACGCTCGATCCACAATCGCAGTCAACGCTGCAAATCCCGGTAACTTGGCAGGGATCGGGTTGGCAAACCGGCGTGGTGAAGCTGGTCGACAACAACGATGCCTTGCCTGCGGATGACATGGTTCCGTTGGCGTTTGGGGTTCGCCCAGAGCAACGTTTGGCGATCGTCACGGAAGCAAGCGACAGGGCCGCGAGCGGAGCCTATTTCATCTCGCAGGTTCTGACGCGAAGCGATCAAGATGACGGGGACGCCGATGAATTGCTGGTGACCGTCAGTCCGTCCACACTGGATACACCATTGGCCCAGGCAGCTCAGGTGTGGATCGTCACGGATGTGGAATCGTGGGACACGGCGGTGGTGAAACGAGCCGTTACTTGGTTGAAGCGTGGCAAGTCGATGTTGTACGTCGCCCGTGGACCGTCCGACGCCAATAACTTGCAAGCCATGAAACAAGAGCTCGGCAGCGACATGCAGCCTCCCGTCGAATTGATCGCTTCGTTGGAGTCCGGGCGGCGCAAGGATTTGAAGATTCAGGAAATGGATTCCCAGAGCGAACCGTTTCGTGCCTTTGGTGACAGCCTCAAGGTGACGACGGCATCGTGGCGTTTTGCCGGAGGCTTGCCCACACGGACGCTTGCGGATGCGAACGTCGATTCCATTTCAGCAACGCTCAGTGATCGTTCCGCCCTGTTGTATTTCACTCAGGTCGGTGCCGGTCAACTCGCGGTACTGAACGCTGATCTGTCAAAAAGCAATGTTGCCTTTCAAGCTGGCTTTGTTCCGCTGTTGGTCGAAACGATCAACCGACTGAGCGACGTTGGCGGAAACGCTGCGGGTACGGTTGCGGGAAATCCGATTGTGCGAGCGTTGCCGTCCGACGCCGGGACGCTCGACGAGATCGTGATCAACGCCGATGGGTATGCCCAAGACGAGATGCCCCAAGCCGGCCGGATTCTCAATCAAGACGGAATGTTGGTCTGGAGTTGGCCGACGACGGACCAGACCGGGGTCTATCGGGTTACCGATGCCAGCGATCGAACTCTGTGGGCGGAAGCCGTTCGCAGCGATCCAGCCGAGCAGGATTTGCGGACGATTTCGGAGGACGTGTTGAGTTCGCGGTTGTCGGGCGGGCGCGTCTTGGAGTTCGATGCCGCCGGCGGTGATACGACTCAAGGTGATTCACTGTGGGTTTGGGCTGCACTTGCGATGCTGGGTTGCGTCGTGACCGAGCTTGGTACATTGATTTTCTTTCGCTCGTAA
- a CDS encoding DUF58 domain-containing protein, translating into MNSSDSTTATSRFLELRQLVALEHMRFVTPNRVEGPYSGRHRSRAMGGSGEFADYRPYTPGDDLRRLDWRVLGRTGRAYIKRFQEDTNLACLSVIDCSGSMRFDGQPVEPVAAGWLRRKASELISSKHAPDKLTYAQYFTTALTHLITRGGDQAGLALIGDGLHSYHAPGSTSTHAQGLYEAIEGITPSEESKLAAGLDEVIGRISGRGVLLLMSDFLVDDPRDLTASLRNLRHRGWEIVALHLIHPAEESLPEGVAFQFEGLEGESSVRCRVGEIRELYGRRWREHLERTRSIATAVGADYRAVSTATSYLDTLGQFLVQRAG; encoded by the coding sequence GTGAATTCGTCTGATTCCACGACGGCAACGTCGCGATTCCTGGAGTTGCGCCAACTGGTAGCATTGGAGCACATGCGTTTTGTCACGCCCAATCGCGTTGAGGGTCCGTATAGTGGACGCCATCGATCGCGAGCAATGGGGGGCAGTGGCGAGTTCGCCGACTACCGCCCTTATACGCCGGGCGATGATCTGCGACGACTGGATTGGCGTGTCTTGGGCCGAACTGGTCGTGCCTACATCAAACGTTTTCAGGAAGACACCAACCTGGCTTGCTTGTCCGTGATCGACTGCAGTGGTTCGATGCGTTTTGACGGACAGCCCGTCGAGCCGGTCGCCGCAGGGTGGCTACGTCGCAAAGCAAGCGAACTGATTTCATCGAAACATGCGCCGGATAAGCTGACCTATGCGCAGTACTTCACAACAGCGCTGACGCACTTGATCACACGTGGAGGGGATCAAGCCGGATTGGCGTTGATCGGCGATGGGCTGCATTCGTATCATGCTCCGGGCAGTACCAGCACGCATGCGCAAGGGCTGTACGAGGCGATCGAGGGGATCACGCCTAGTGAAGAATCGAAACTGGCTGCTGGATTGGACGAAGTCATTGGGCGGATTTCTGGTCGCGGCGTGCTGTTGTTGATGAGTGATTTTTTGGTCGACGACCCGCGTGACTTGACCGCTTCGTTACGCAATCTGCGTCATCGCGGCTGGGAGATTGTGGCGTTGCATTTGATCCATCCCGCCGAAGAATCGCTTCCGGAGGGAGTCGCATTTCAGTTCGAAGGACTTGAAGGCGAATCCAGTGTTCGTTGTCGAGTCGGCGAAATCCGAGAGTTGTACGGTCGTCGTTGGCGAGAGCACTTGGAGCGGACGCGAAGCATTGCCACCGCAGTGGGTGCCGATTATCGCGCCGTCAGCACGGCCACCAGCTACCTGGATACGCTGGGGCAATTCCTCGTTCAACGAGCGGGGTGA